The Salmonirosea aquatica DNA window AATAGCAAAACTGCATCTGCTATCGTATTTTCTTTTTGTTCAAATTTGCCCTTGTCAGTTTGAATCATATCATGCACTTAAAATCAGATCATACCTACATCATCGGGTCCGGCGCGATCGGGAAGGCGCTGGTGGTTTTTCTCAGACTCTCGGGACGAAAAGCGACGCTCATCCGGGGCAGTTTGAACGACGGCAGCCCAAAGGTTGAACCTATCCGCGTGCAAATGCCGGAGGGTACCTTACACGAGGCCGAGGTCACGATTTCAACCTTAAATGCGATACCTACGCTTAACGGCATTATCGTCCTTGCCAACAAATCATTTGGAAATGAGCAGCTGGCGGTTGCATTAAAAAACAAAACCGGCAGCTCGCCGATTGTTTTGCTGCAAAACGGATTGGGCGTGGAGCGACCTTTTTCGGCACAAAGCTTTCCGGAAATATATCGCTGCGTATTATTTGTAACAAGCCAGGTCATCGACGAGACCACGGTCCGTTTCAAGCCCGTTGCGCCTTGTCCCGTCGGTATCGAGCGTGGGAATACCGATCGTTTGCAGCACATTGTCAGGCAGCTGACTACCCCGCACCTGGTATTTGAAAGCAAGGCGCATATCCAGCATACGATCTGGAAAAAGGCCATCGTTAATTGTGTTTTTAATTCGGTTTGTCCGCTGTTGGAAACGGACAATGGCATATTTCACAGAAGTGGACCGGCCATGCAA harbors:
- a CDS encoding ketopantoate reductase family protein, with translation MNHIMHLKSDHTYIIGSGAIGKALVVFLRLSGRKATLIRGSLNDGSPKVEPIRVQMPEGTLHEAEVTISTLNAIPTLNGIIVLANKSFGNEQLAVALKNKTGSSPIVLLQNGLGVERPFSAQSFPEIYRCVLFVTSQVIDETTVRFKPVAPCPVGIERGNTDRLQHIVRQLTTPHLVFESKAHIQHTIWKKAIVNCVFNSVCPLLETDNGIFHRSGPAMQIARRVIAECAGIANAEGILLTSNDLEEGVLQISRASDGQLISTLQDIRAGRRTEIDTLNFELAGMAGELGLVHDIEATMLLGELTRLKAEVNFKNHLKTSKPEQIAMQ